A part of Rattus norvegicus strain BN/NHsdMcwi chromosome 4, GRCr8, whole genome shotgun sequence genomic DNA contains:
- the Hoxa1 gene encoding homeobox protein Hox-A1 isoform 1 (isoform 1 is encoded by transcript variant 1): MDNARMNSFLEYPILGSGDSGTCSARVYSSDHGITTFQSCAVSANSCGGDDRFLGGRGVQITSPHHHHHHHHHPQPATYQTSGNLGVSYSHSSCGPSYGAQNFSAPYGPYGLNQEADVSGGYPPCAPAVYSGNLSSPMVQHHHHHQGYAGGTVGSPQYIHHSYGQEHQSLALATYNNSLSPLHASHQEACRSPASETSSPAQTFDWMKVKRNPPKTGKVGEYGYVGQPNAVRTNFTTKQLTELEKEFHFNKYLTRARRVEIAASLQLNETQVKIWFQNRRMKQKKREKEGLLPISPATPPGSDEKTEESSEKSSSSPSAPSPASSTSDTLTTSH, from the exons ATGGACAATGCAAGAATGAACTCCTTTCTGGAATACCCCATCCTTGGCAGTGGCGATTCTGGGACCTGCTCGGCGCGAGTTTACTCCTCTGACCATGGAATTACAACTTTCCAATCCTGCGCGGTCAGTGCCAACAGCTGCGGCGGCGACGACCGCTTCCTAGGGGGCAGGGGGGTGCAGATCACCTcgccccatcaccaccaccaccaccatcaccatccccAGCCGGCTACTTACCAGACTTCTGGGAACCTTGGGGTTTCTTATTCCCACTCGAGTTGTGGTCCAAGCTATGGCGCGCAGAACTTCAGTGCGCCTTATGGCCCCTATGGATTAAATCAGGAAGCAGACGTAAGTGGTGGGTACCCCCCGTGCGCTCCCGCTGTTTACTCTGGAAACCTCTCGTCTCCCATGGtccagcatcaccaccaccaccagggttATGCTGGGGGCACAGTGGGCTCGCCCCAGTACATTCACCACTCATATGGACAAGAGCACCAGAGTCTGGCCCTGGCCACGTATAATAACTCCTTATCCCCTCTCCACGCCAGCCACCAAGAAGCCTGTCGTTCCCCTGCTTCAGAGACGTCTTCTCCAGCGCAGACCTTTGACTGGATGAAAGTTAAAAGAAACCCTCCCAAAACAG GGAAAGTTGGAGAGTATGGCTACGTGGGTCAACCCAACGCAGTGCGCACCAACTTCACCACCAAGCAGCtcacagagctggagaaggagttCCACTTCAACAAGTACCTAACAAGAGCCCGCAGGGTGGAGATAGCCGCGTCCCTGCAACTCAATGAGACCCAGGTGAAGATCTGGTTCCAGAATCGCCGCATGAAGCAGAAGAAGCGCGAGAAAGAGGGGCTCTTGCCCATTTCACCCGCCACCCCTCCTGGAAGCGATGAGAAAACTGAAGAATCATCTGAGAAATCCAGCTCCTCGCCCAGCGCCCCTTCTCCCGCATCATCTACCTCAGATACTCTGACTACCTCCCACTGA
- the Hoxa1 gene encoding homeobox protein Hox-A1 isoform 2 (isoform 2 is encoded by transcript variant 2), whose protein sequence is MDNARMNSFLEYPILGSGDSGTCSARVYSSDHGITTFQSCAVSANSCGGDDRFLGGRGVQITSPHHHHHHHHHPQPATYQTSGNLGVSYSHSSCGPSYGAQNFSAPYGPYGLNQEADPPRSLSFPCFRDVFSSADL, encoded by the exons ATGGACAATGCAAGAATGAACTCCTTTCTGGAATACCCCATCCTTGGCAGTGGCGATTCTGGGACCTGCTCGGCGCGAGTTTACTCCTCTGACCATGGAATTACAACTTTCCAATCCTGCGCGGTCAGTGCCAACAGCTGCGGCGGCGACGACCGCTTCCTAGGGGGCAGGGGGGTGCAGATCACCTcgccccatcaccaccaccaccaccatcaccatccccAGCCGGCTACTTACCAGACTTCTGGGAACCTTGGGGTTTCTTATTCCCACTCGAGTTGTGGTCCAAGCTATGGCGCGCAGAACTTCAGTGCGCCTTATGGCCCCTATGGATTAAATCAGGAAGCAGAC CCACCAAGAAGCCTGTCGTTCCCCTGCTTCAGAGACGTCTTCTCCAGCGCAGACCTTTGA